The following proteins come from a genomic window of Mammaliicoccus sp. Marseille-Q6498:
- the coaE gene encoding dephospho-CoA kinase (Dephospho-CoA kinase (CoaE) performs the final step in coenzyme A biosynthesis.), whose amino-acid sequence MTKVIGLTGGIATGKSTVSNILMEKGFCIVDADVASRKAVEPGSKGLEQVENAFGEKAIVNGEMNRQYVGSIIFNDEQKRKELNNIIHPIVREIMEAEKVQGLEKGQNVIMDIPLLFENKLQDTVDETWLVYTTEENQIQRLIERNNLKREEAISRIKSQLPIETKKALADEIIDNNGTKEDLVKSIDKFLKSKNL is encoded by the coding sequence ATGACTAAAGTAATAGGATTAACTGGTGGTATTGCCACTGGAAAATCAACTGTATCCAATATATTAATGGAAAAAGGATTTTGTATAGTAGATGCAGATGTAGCAAGTCGAAAAGCAGTAGAACCTGGTAGCAAAGGTCTTGAACAAGTTGAAAATGCTTTTGGAGAAAAAGCGATTGTTAACGGTGAGATGAATAGACAATATGTAGGATCAATTATATTTAATGATGAGCAGAAGAGAAAAGAATTAAATAATATTATACATCCTATTGTAAGAGAAATTATGGAAGCGGAAAAAGTCCAAGGATTAGAAAAAGGACAAAACGTTATCATGGATATACCATTACTCTTTGAAAATAAATTACAAGATACTGTAGATGAAACTTGGTTAGTTTATACGACAGAAGAAAATCAAATACAACGTTTAATAGAACGCAATAATTTGAAGAGAGAAGAAGCAATATCTCGAATAAAATCTCAATTACCAATTGAAACTAAAAAGGCATTAGCAGATGAAATTATAGATAATAATGGAACAAAAGAAGACTTAGTTAAATCTATAGATAAATTTTTGAAAAGTAAAAATCTATAA
- a CDS encoding glyceraldehyde-3-phosphate dehydrogenase has translation MKKNIAINGLGRIGRMVLRGALKSDTLNIVAINASYPPETIAHLIKYDSTHGKLNEDIKAVEDGIVINGHKILLVSERDPQLLPWGTLNVDIVIEATGKFNHGDKASAHIDAGAKKVILTGPSKGGQVQTIVRGVNDKDIDLNEYDIISNASCTTNCLSPVAKVLNESFGIENGLMTTVHAFTNDQKNLDNPHKDLRRARSCTDSIIPTSTGAAKALSLVLPELEGKMHGMALRVPTSNVSLVDLVVDLKTDVTVEQVNDALRKASQQSLKGIMDVNDEPLVSVDFKTNPHSAIVDEQSTMVIDSNKVKVLVWYDNEWGYSMRVVELAEQIASILSAVQEQKIS, from the coding sequence ATGAAGAAAAACATTGCAATTAATGGATTAGGAAGAATTGGAAGAATGGTACTAAGAGGTGCACTTAAATCGGACACTTTAAATATTGTAGCAATTAATGCTTCTTATCCACCTGAAACAATTGCACATTTAATTAAATACGATTCAACACATGGTAAATTAAATGAAGATATTAAAGCAGTTGAAGATGGCATTGTAATAAATGGTCATAAAATTTTACTCGTATCAGAAAGAGATCCTCAGTTATTACCTTGGGGAACATTAAATGTAGATATCGTGATAGAAGCGACAGGTAAATTTAATCATGGTGATAAAGCAAGTGCTCACATTGATGCAGGTGCAAAAAAAGTGATTTTAACTGGTCCTTCAAAAGGAGGACAAGTTCAGACAATTGTACGTGGTGTAAATGATAAAGATATAGATTTAAATGAATATGACATTATTTCAAATGCATCTTGTACGACAAATTGTCTTAGTCCAGTTGCAAAAGTTTTAAATGAATCTTTTGGTATAGAAAACGGACTTATGACGACAGTACATGCATTTACAAATGATCAAAAAAATCTAGATAATCCTCATAAAGATTTAAGACGAGCAAGATCATGCACAGATAGTATTATTCCGACATCAACTGGTGCTGCTAAAGCATTATCTTTAGTACTTCCTGAATTAGAAGGGAAAATGCATGGTATGGCTTTAAGAGTACCAACATCTAACGTGTCGCTTGTGGATTTAGTAGTAGATCTAAAAACAGATGTAACAGTTGAACAAGTGAATGATGCGTTACGTAAAGCAAGTCAACAATCACTTAAAGGTATTATGGATGTAAATGATGAACCTTTAGTTTCTGTAGATTTTAAAACAAACCCTCATTCAGCGATTGTAGATGAACAATCTACGATGGTGATAGATTCAAATAAAGTTAAAGTTTTAGTGTGGTACGATAATGAATGGGGCTACTCAATGAGAGTGGTAGAATTAGCAGAACAAATCGCATCTATTTTATCAGCAGTGCAAGAACAAAAAATATCTTAA
- the nrdR gene encoding transcriptional regulator NrdR, protein MRCPNCKFESSKVVDSRHTDDITAIRRRRECESCGSRFTTFERVELTPLIVVKKDGARQGFNRDKILNGLVRSCEKRPVAYQKLEDITNQVEKELRSEGITEVSSNDIGEKVMEHLMDVDQVSYVRFASVYREFKDVDQLLKSMQGILKDRK, encoded by the coding sequence TTGAGATGTCCGAACTGTAAATTTGAGAGTTCTAAAGTTGTTGATTCAAGACATACTGATGATATCACTGCAATTAGAAGAAGAAGAGAATGCGAATCATGCGGATCTCGTTTCACGACTTTTGAAAGAGTAGAGTTAACGCCATTAATTGTTGTTAAAAAAGATGGTGCAAGACAAGGGTTTAATAGAGATAAAATATTAAACGGATTAGTGCGTTCTTGTGAAAAAAGACCGGTTGCTTATCAAAAATTAGAAGATATAACAAATCAAGTTGAAAAAGAATTAAGATCTGAAGGCATTACAGAAGTATCATCTAACGATATAGGTGAGAAAGTAATGGAACATTTAATGGATGTTGACCAAGTATCTTATGTAAGATTCGCATCAGTTTATAGAGAGTTTAAAGATGTAGACCAACTACTAAAATCAATGCAAGGCATTTTGAAAGATCGAAAGTAA
- a CDS encoding DnaD domain protein, whose amino-acid sequence MAEYFSGIKPSDGFYVKSNYNYTHVHQDILTSLYTPLIGTDAIGVYLYLSQFNFHNELEAFSHYTIMNDLKINLSSFRDSLDLLEGIGLVKSYFKTNEQEQVFIYALEQPATTEQFFNDPLLSVFLYQQIGKARYISLKNRYKDNSISTSGFQDVTKNFTDVFKIPKLSPLDQNDNINIKPENKSKGLDLSDVQFDFEMLELLLNNHLISKEILNKKTKEVIIQIATLYGITPVDMKSIILKSITENQTISLEDLRKHARTMYQIEHGGALPTLDLKRQSNHKSDEKTASEVDSLLSWFELLDTTSPIEMLSSFTESEPTIAQKRLVEGIITREKLPYGVMNILLQFVMFKNNMQLPKAYTEEIASNWKKLKISSAEEAYRHTKDYDKQIAEKKKERQNNRNNTSFKLKSIEKTPEWLLKQKSNETKNEEKSESDEAFEKRKKELQKEMEAFWKEGDH is encoded by the coding sequence ATGGCGGAATATTTTAGCGGCATAAAACCTAGTGATGGCTTTTATGTTAAATCAAATTATAATTATACGCACGTACATCAAGATATTTTAACTAGCTTATATACGCCATTAATTGGTACAGATGCTATAGGTGTATATTTATATTTATCACAGTTTAATTTTCATAATGAACTTGAAGCATTTAGTCATTATACGATTATGAATGACTTGAAAATCAATTTATCAAGTTTTAGAGATTCTCTTGATTTGTTAGAAGGTATAGGATTAGTTAAATCATATTTTAAAACAAATGAACAAGAACAAGTATTTATATATGCATTGGAACAACCAGCAACAACAGAACAATTTTTTAATGATCCATTATTATCGGTATTTCTTTATCAACAAATTGGCAAAGCGAGATATATTTCTTTAAAAAACAGATATAAAGATAACAGTATTTCTACTTCAGGGTTTCAAGATGTTACGAAAAACTTTACTGACGTATTTAAAATCCCTAAATTATCACCACTAGATCAAAATGATAATATTAATATAAAACCTGAAAATAAAAGTAAAGGTCTTGATTTATCTGACGTTCAGTTTGATTTTGAAATGCTAGAGTTATTGTTAAACAATCATTTAATTTCTAAAGAGATATTAAATAAAAAAACAAAAGAAGTTATCATTCAGATTGCAACATTATATGGCATTACACCAGTAGATATGAAATCGATTATTTTAAAATCGATCACTGAAAATCAAACTATTTCATTAGAAGATTTAAGAAAACATGCAAGAACAATGTATCAAATTGAACATGGTGGCGCATTACCAACATTAGATTTGAAACGTCAAAGTAATCATAAATCGGATGAAAAGACAGCAAGTGAGGTCGATTCATTGCTTTCTTGGTTTGAACTGTTAGATACGACAAGCCCGATTGAAATGTTGTCTTCATTCACAGAATCTGAACCGACAATAGCGCAAAAAAGGTTAGTAGAAGGTATCATTACGAGAGAAAAACTTCCGTACGGTGTAATGAATATATTATTACAATTTGTTATGTTTAAAAATAATATGCAACTTCCTAAAGCTTATACTGAAGAGATTGCTTCAAATTGGAAGAAATTAAAAATTAGCTCTGCAGAAGAGGCTTATCGACATACTAAAGATTACGACAAGCAAATTGCTGAAAAGAAAAAAGAAAGACAAAATAATAGAAACAATACTTCATTCAAGTTGAAATCTATTGAAAAAACGCCAGAATGGTTATTGAAACAAAAATCAAACGAAACTAAAAATGAAGAAAAAAGCGAATCAGATGAAGCATTTGAAAAAAGAAAAAAAGAACTTCAAAAAGAAATGGAAGCTTTTTGGAAAGAAGGTGATCATTAA
- the dnaI gene encoding primosomal protein DnaI: protein MEPLGQHLKQNKDFQKRLEKIKKETLSHKDVKSFLDEHRSELTNAIIETDLDQLQAYKDQSKCCEKCESYNKCINFVKGHVPELYIQNDHIKTRYLPCPNKIEHDERKFESHLVTSFQMPEETLKATIKDIYVDNEERMTIIKRAMEICNKIVNGEDTKGLYIHGSFGTGKSYILGAISNQLKLKRQASTIIYLPEFIRVLKNGFNDGSFSERFESAREAKVLMLDDIGAEELTPWVRDEILGPLLHYRMVHKLPTFFSSNFNFEELEFHLSKTRQGAEITKASRIMERIKTITEAYELVGKNYRA from the coding sequence ATGGAACCACTTGGACAGCATCTTAAACAGAATAAAGATTTTCAAAAAAGATTAGAAAAAATTAAAAAAGAAACACTTTCTCATAAAGACGTTAAATCTTTCTTAGATGAACATCGGTCTGAATTGACGAACGCGATTATTGAAACAGACTTAGATCAATTACAAGCATACAAAGATCAATCGAAGTGTTGTGAGAAATGCGAAAGTTATAATAAATGTATTAACTTTGTTAAAGGACATGTTCCTGAACTATACATCCAAAATGATCATATCAAAACAAGATATTTACCTTGTCCAAATAAAATTGAACATGACGAACGTAAGTTTGAATCTCATTTAGTCACATCATTCCAAATGCCTGAAGAAACTTTAAAAGCAACTATTAAAGACATTTATGTTGATAATGAGGAACGTATGACAATCATTAAGAGGGCTATGGAAATATGTAATAAAATTGTAAATGGTGAAGATACGAAAGGACTATATATTCACGGTTCTTTCGGTACAGGAAAATCATATATATTAGGTGCCATTTCAAATCAACTGAAATTGAAAAGACAGGCCTCTACCATCATATATTTACCGGAATTTATTAGAGTATTAAAAAATGGCTTTAATGATGGATCGTTTAGCGAAAGATTTGAATCTGCTCGTGAAGCAAAAGTACTTATGCTAGATGATATTGGTGCTGAAGAATTAACACCATGGGTTAGAGATGAAATATTAGGACCTTTATTACATTATAGAATGGTTCATAAATTACCTACGTTTTTCAGTTCGAATTTTAATTTTGAGGAATTAGAATTTCATTTAAGTAAGACTAGACAAGGTGCAGAAATTACAAAAGCTAGTCGTATTATGGAAAGAATTAAAACCATAACAGAAGCTTATGAATTAGTCGGTAAAAATTATAGAGCTTAA
- the thrS gene encoding threonine--tRNA ligase, with protein sequence MKQINIKFPDGNMKEFEQGTTTEDIAQSISPGLRKKAVAGKFNGQLVDLTRPLEQDGDIEIVTPGSDEALEVLRHSTAHLMAQALQRLYGDVKFGVGPVIEGGFYYDVDTEHKISSDDFETIEKEMKQIVNENFKIERKVVSRDEAKVFFKNDEYKLELIDAIPEDENVTLYSQGEFTDLCRGIHVPSTSKIKEFKLLSTAGAYWRGDSNNKMLQRIYGTAFFDKKELKAYLKVLEERKERDHRKIGKELELFTTNQDIGAGLPLWLPNGATIRRELERYIVDKEVSMGYDHVYTPVMANVDFYKKSGHWDHYHEDMFPTMDLGNESLVLRPMNCPHHMMIYKNSRHSYRELPIRIAELGMMHRYEASGAVSGLQRVRGMTLNDAHIFVRPEQIKEEFKRVVNMILEVYNDFGFEDYTFRLSYRDPEDKEKYFDDDEMWNKAQSVLKEVIDEMQLPYEEAIGEAAFYGPKLDVQVKTAMGKEETLSTAQLDFLLPERFDLTYIGKDGEEHRPVVIHRGVISTMERFVAFLIEETKGAFPTWLAPKQVEIIPVNVDLHYDYARAIQDELKSQGVRVHIDDRNEKMGYKIREAQMQKIPYQLVVGDKEVENQEVNIRKYGSKDSKTVEKDEFIWGLVDEIRLKK encoded by the coding sequence ATGAAGCAAATTAATATCAAATTTCCAGATGGCAATATGAAAGAGTTTGAACAAGGCACAACTACTGAAGATATTGCTCAATCCATTAGCCCTGGATTAAGAAAAAAAGCTGTTGCTGGTAAATTTAATGGACAATTAGTAGATTTAACAAGACCATTAGAACAAGATGGTGACATTGAAATCGTTACACCTGGTAGTGATGAAGCATTAGAGGTATTAAGACATTCAACTGCCCATTTAATGGCACAAGCATTACAACGTTTATATGGAGATGTAAAGTTTGGTGTAGGTCCTGTAATAGAAGGTGGTTTCTACTATGACGTTGACACTGAACATAAAATCTCTAGTGACGACTTCGAAACAATTGAAAAAGAAATGAAACAAATCGTAAATGAAAACTTTAAAATTGAACGTAAAGTCGTTTCAAGAGATGAAGCGAAAGTGTTCTTTAAAAACGATGAATATAAATTAGAATTAATCGATGCTATTCCAGAAGATGAGAATGTAACTTTATATTCTCAAGGTGAATTCACTGATTTATGTAGAGGTATTCACGTACCTTCAACTTCTAAAATTAAAGAATTTAAACTTCTTTCAACAGCTGGTGCATATTGGAGAGGTGATTCTAATAATAAAATGCTTCAACGTATTTATGGTACTGCCTTTTTCGATAAGAAAGAATTGAAAGCTTATTTAAAAGTTCTTGAAGAAAGAAAAGAACGTGACCATAGAAAAATTGGTAAAGAATTAGAATTATTCACTACTAATCAAGATATTGGCGCTGGACTACCATTATGGTTACCAAATGGAGCAACTATTAGACGTGAACTTGAACGTTATATAGTAGATAAAGAAGTAAGTATGGGTTACGACCACGTATATACTCCAGTAATGGCAAATGTAGATTTTTATAAAAAATCTGGTCACTGGGATCATTATCATGAAGATATGTTCCCAACAATGGATTTAGGTAATGAATCATTAGTATTAAGACCTATGAACTGTCCACACCATATGATGATTTATAAAAATAGTCGTCATTCATATAGAGAATTACCGATACGTATTGCTGAATTAGGTATGATGCATCGTTATGAAGCAAGTGGTGCTGTATCAGGTTTACAACGTGTTCGTGGTATGACTTTAAATGATGCGCATATTTTTGTAAGACCTGAACAAATTAAAGAAGAATTTAAACGTGTTGTTAATATGATTCTTGAAGTGTATAACGACTTTGGATTCGAGGATTATACTTTCAGATTAAGTTATCGTGATCCTGAAGATAAAGAAAAATATTTCGATGATGACGAAATGTGGAATAAAGCACAATCAGTTCTTAAAGAAGTAATTGATGAAATGCAATTACCATACGAAGAAGCGATTGGTGAAGCGGCATTCTACGGCCCTAAATTAGATGTTCAAGTTAAAACAGCTATGGGTAAAGAAGAAACATTATCTACTGCACAATTAGATTTCTTATTACCTGAACGCTTTGACTTAACTTACATCGGTAAAGATGGTGAAGAACATCGTCCGGTTGTTATTCATAGAGGTGTTATTTCAACTATGGAACGTTTTGTTGCATTCTTAATTGAAGAAACAAAAGGTGCATTTCCAACTTGGTTAGCTCCAAAACAAGTTGAAATTATTCCAGTTAACGTTGATTTACATTATGATTACGCTAGAGCAATTCAAGATGAATTGAAATCTCAAGGTGTTCGTGTTCATATTGATGACCGTAATGAAAAAATGGGTTATAAAATACGTGAAGCACAAATGCAAAAAATTCCTTATCAACTCGTTGTTGGTGATAAAGAAGTAGAAAATCAAGAAGTGAACATTAGAAAATATGGTTCTAAAGATTCAAAAACAGTAGAAAAAGATGAGTTCATTTGGGGACTTGTCGATGAAATAAGACTAAAAAAGTAA
- a CDS encoding amino acid permease: MSEQKSTNNIQRKLKDRHISMIAIGGCIGTGLFMTSGGAIRDAGPGGALLAYAVVGLMVFFLMTSLGEMATYLPVSGSFSTYATRFVDPSLGFALGWNYWFNWVITVAADITIASQVISYWEPLEILPSWLWSAIFMLIIFGLNALSVRVYGESEYWFAFIKVATVIIFIGIGLLTIFGVLGGQYLGFDNFVAGDAPFLGDSNVNTFLLVLGVFLVAGFSFQGTELIGITAGESENPERAVPKAIKQVFWRILLFYILAIFVIGMIIPYTNESLMGGDEVAKSPFTLVFENAGLAFAASFMNAVILTSVLSAGNSGMYASVRMLFSMSKDKLASPVFAKTNKSGVPYTALFATAIVVILIFAIEHLSGGAYEYIIAASGMTGFIAWLGIAISHYRFRRAFDLQDYDKKKLKYKAKWFPFGPLFAFALCAIVIVGQDVDFIQTGEFDPRRFFITYMGIPVFLAFYIFHKVKYKTKMIPLNKVDLSQDVEMDEFEKNIK; the protein is encoded by the coding sequence ATGTCGGAACAAAAATCAACAAACAATATTCAAAGGAAATTAAAGGATAGACATATCTCTATGATCGCCATTGGTGGTTGTATAGGTACAGGTCTATTTATGACTTCTGGTGGTGCGATCAGAGATGCTGGACCAGGAGGCGCGTTATTAGCTTATGCAGTTGTCGGTTTAATGGTGTTCTTCTTAATGACATCGCTAGGAGAAATGGCTACATACTTACCAGTATCAGGCTCTTTTAGTACATATGCGACACGTTTTGTAGATCCATCATTAGGATTTGCATTAGGCTGGAACTATTGGTTCAACTGGGTAATTACAGTTGCGGCTGATATTACGATTGCTTCACAAGTTATAAGTTACTGGGAACCGTTAGAAATACTTCCATCGTGGTTATGGAGCGCTATATTTATGCTTATCATATTTGGTTTAAATGCGCTTTCTGTTCGAGTTTATGGTGAAAGTGAATACTGGTTTGCTTTTATTAAAGTTGCAACAGTTATTATTTTCATCGGTATCGGTCTATTAACGATATTCGGCGTTTTAGGTGGACAATATTTAGGATTTGATAACTTTGTCGCTGGAGATGCACCATTCTTAGGTGATTCAAATGTTAATACATTCTTACTCGTATTAGGTGTATTCTTAGTTGCTGGTTTCTCTTTCCAAGGGACAGAGTTAATTGGGATTACAGCTGGTGAGTCAGAGAATCCAGAACGTGCTGTTCCAAAAGCAATTAAACAAGTTTTCTGGAGAATCTTATTATTTTATATTTTAGCTATTTTTGTAATTGGAATGATTATTCCTTATACAAATGAAAGTTTAATGGGTGGAGATGAAGTTGCGAAATCACCATTCACACTCGTTTTTGAAAATGCAGGGTTAGCTTTTGCAGCGTCATTTATGAATGCAGTTATTTTAACTTCTGTATTATCAGCTGGTAACTCAGGTATGTACGCATCAGTTAGAATGTTATTCTCAATGAGTAAAGATAAATTAGCTTCACCAGTATTCGCTAAAACAAATAAATCAGGTGTTCCTTATACTGCGTTATTTGCAACTGCAATTGTTGTTATATTAATATTTGCAATTGAACATTTGAGTGGTGGAGCATATGAATATATTATCGCTGCTTCAGGTATGACTGGATTTATTGCTTGGTTAGGTATAGCTATCAGTCATTATAGATTTAGACGTGCTTTTGATTTACAAGATTACGACAAGAAAAAGCTTAAGTACAAAGCAAAATGGTTCCCGTTTGGTCCTTTATTTGCATTTGCACTTTGTGCGATAGTAATTGTAGGTCAAGATGTCGACTTCATTCAAACAGGTGAATTTGATCCAAGACGATTCTTTATAACATATATGGGTATACCCGTATTTTTAGCGTTTTATATTTTCCATAAAGTGAAGTATAAAACGAAAATGATTCCATTAAATAAAGTTGATTTAAGTCAAGATGTTGAAATGGATGAATTTGAAAAGAATATTAAATAA
- the infC gene encoding translation initiation factor IF-3 has protein sequence MSTIAKDQTQVNDRIRAKELRLIGQDGEQIGIKTKFEALEMAERVDLDVVIVSPNAKPPVARIMDYGKYKFEQQKKEKEMRKKQKIVNVKEIRLSPTIEEHDFETKLKHAQKFLSKEDKVKVSIRFRGRAITHKEIGQRVLERFAESCKDIATVEQRPKMEGRSMFLMLSPISNEK, from the coding sequence GTGTCAACCATAGCTAAAGATCAAACTCAAGTCAATGACAGAATTCGTGCGAAAGAACTTCGCCTAATTGGCCAAGATGGTGAACAAATAGGTATTAAAACTAAATTTGAAGCACTTGAAATGGCTGAAAGAGTGGATTTAGACGTTGTAATTGTTTCTCCAAATGCTAAACCACCTGTTGCAAGAATTATGGACTACGGTAAATATAAATTCGAACAACAGAAAAAAGAAAAAGAAATGCGTAAAAAACAAAAAATAGTTAACGTTAAAGAAATTCGTTTAAGTCCAACTATTGAAGAACATGACTTTGAAACTAAATTAAAGCATGCTCAAAAATTCTTGTCTAAAGAAGACAAGGTTAAAGTTTCAATTAGATTTAGAGGTCGTGCGATTACGCATAAAGAAATTGGTCAACGTGTTTTAGAACGCTTTGCAGAATCTTGTAAAGACATCGCAACAGTTGAACAAAGACCTAAAATGGAAGGGCGTTCAATGTTCTTAATGTTATCGCCAATTTCAAACGAAAAATAA
- the rpmI gene encoding 50S ribosomal protein L35: MPKMKTHRGAAKRVKRTGSGQLKRSRAFTSHLFANKSTKAKRKLRKASLVSKSDNKRVKQMLTYVK, translated from the coding sequence ATGCCTAAAATGAAAACTCATCGTGGAGCAGCTAAACGTGTTAAAAGAACTGGTTCAGGTCAATTAAAACGTTCTAGAGCGTTCACTTCACATTTATTTGCTAACAAATCAACTAAAGCGAAACGTAAATTACGTAAAGCTTCTTTAGTTTCTAAATCAGATAACAAACGAGTTAAACAAATGTTAACGTACGTAAAATAA
- the rplT gene encoding 50S ribosomal protein L20: MPRVKGGTVTRARRKKVLKLSKGYFGSKHTLYKVAKQQVMKSGNYAYRDRRQKKREFRKLWIARINAAARQNDISYSRLMNGLKVAGIEINRKMLSEIAISDEKAFAELATKAKDALAK; encoded by the coding sequence ATGCCACGTGTTAAAGGTGGAACAGTGACGAGAGCTCGTCGTAAAAAAGTCTTAAAATTATCTAAAGGTTACTTTGGATCAAAACATACATTATATAAAGTTGCTAAGCAACAAGTTATGAAATCAGGTAACTATGCTTACCGTGACCGTCGTCAGAAAAAACGTGAATTCCGTAAATTATGGATCGCACGTATCAATGCTGCGGCTCGTCAAAACGACATCAGCTATAGCCGTTTAATGAATGGTCTTAAAGTTGCTGGTATCGAAATTAACCGTAAAATGCTTTCTGAAATTGCTATTTCAGACGAAAAAGCTTTTGCTGAATTAGCTACTAAAGCTAAAGACGCTTTAGCTAAATAA
- a CDS encoding NUDIX domain-containing protein produces MSKFDEMITVVPRKKIFNDEAYQFDGFKSIQDEETKYIYETINEYEVKRRGDMEEDPSYKQLISYCILENEDDEVLVYERLKGGGEGRLHGLSSIGVGGHMNDVSNAVNVEEVIRVNAERELEEEVGLNKEDVENMELIGFINDDQNEVGKVHIGLVFKLSVNKSSVEAIETDTLRINWVKKENLANEQNYETWSSLIIEGIYKRGE; encoded by the coding sequence ATGTCTAAATTTGATGAAATGATTACTGTTGTCCCAAGAAAGAAAATTTTTAACGATGAAGCCTATCAATTTGATGGATTTAAATCGATTCAAGATGAAGAAACGAAATATATTTATGAAACAATTAATGAATATGAAGTGAAAAGACGTGGCGATATGGAAGAAGATCCTTCATATAAACAATTAATTTCATATTGTATTTTAGAAAATGAAGATGATGAAGTATTAGTGTATGAAAGATTAAAAGGCGGTGGAGAAGGTAGACTCCATGGTTTGAGTTCAATTGGTGTTGGCGGTCATATGAATGACGTTTCAAATGCCGTTAATGTTGAAGAAGTGATACGCGTTAATGCTGAAAGAGAACTTGAGGAAGAAGTTGGCTTAAATAAAGAAGACGTCGAGAATATGGAATTGATTGGTTTTATCAATGATGATCAAAATGAAGTTGGTAAAGTGCATATTGGTTTAGTCTTTAAATTGAGCGTGAATAAATCAAGTGTAGAAGCAATTGAAACAGACACTTTAAGAATTAACTGGGTCAAAAAAGAGAACTTAGCTAATGAACAAAATTACGAAACATGGAGTAGTCTTATCATTGAAGGCATATATAAAAGAGGTGAGTAA